In a single window of the Pseudopipra pipra isolate bDixPip1 chromosome 21, bDixPip1.hap1, whole genome shotgun sequence genome:
- the TRPV1 gene encoding transient receptor potential cation channel subfamily V member 1 isoform X3: protein MSSILGKMKKFGSFDMEESEVADEHTEGEESVLETSDNSQGPPSTRAQPPKSNIFARRGRFVMGDSDKDMAPMDSFYQMDHLMAPSVIKFNVSLERGKLHKLLSADSITGCSEKAFKFYDRRRIFDAVARGNTKDLSDLLLYLNRTFKHLTDEEFKEPETGKTCLLKAMLNLHDGKNDTIPLLLDIARKTGTLKEFVNAEYTDNYYKGQTALHIAIERRNMYLVKLLVQNGADVHARACGEFFRKIKGKSGFYFGELPLSLAACTNQLCIVKFLLENPYQAADIAAEDSMGNMVLHTLVEIADNTKDNTKFVTKMYNNILILGAKINPILKLEELTNKKGLTPLTLAAKTGKIGIFAYILRREIKDPECRHLSRKFTEWAYGPVHSSLYDLSCIDTCEKNSVLEILAYSSETPNRHEMLLVEPLNRLLQDKWDRFVKHLFYFNFFVYTLHISILTAAAYYRPVQKDQKPPFTFGYTTGEYFRVTGEILSVLGGLYFFFRGIQYFVQRRPSLKTLIIDGYSEVLFFVHSLLLLSSVVLYFCGQELYVASMVFSLALGWANMLYYTRGFQQMGIYSVMIAKMILRDLCRFMFVYLVFLLGFSTAVVTLIEDDNEGQETNTSDSSRCCHVRRVRTSYNSLYYTCLELFKFTIGMGDLEFTENYRFKSVFVILLVLYVILTYILLLNMLIALMGETVNKIAQESKSIWKLQRAITILDIENSYLNCLKSSFRSGKQVLVGITPDGQDDYRWCFRVDEVNWSTWNTNLGIINEDPGYSGDLRRNLSFSIKPGRAQNAKDEVGSSITAV, encoded by the exons ATGTCTTCAATTCTTGGGAAGATGAAGAAATTTGGCAGTTTTGACATGGAGGAATCTGAAGTGGCAGATGAACACACAGAAGGGGAGGAGTCTGTCCTGGAAACATCTGACAACTCCCAGGGCCCACCCAgcaccagggcacagccacccaAAAGCAACATCTTTGCAAGGCGTGGGCGGTTTGTGATGGGGGATAGTGACAAGGACATGGCTCCCATGGACTCCTTTTACCAGATGGATCACCTGATGGCACCTTCTGTCATCAAATTTAATGTCAGTTTGGAGAGGGGGAAACTTCACAA GCTCCTGTCTGCAGATTCCAtcacaggctgctcagaaaaaGCTTTCAAGTTTTACGATCGCAGAAGGATCTTTGATGCTGTAGCCCGAGGCAACACAAAGGACCTGAGTGACCTGCTACTCTACCTTAATAGAACCTTCAAGCATCTCACAGATGAGGAGTTCAAAG AGCCTGAAACTGGGAAAACCTGTTTATTGAAAGCCATGCTGAATCTGCATGATGGGAAAAATGATACCATTCCCTTGCTGCTGGATATTGCAAGGAAAACTGGAACTCTGAAAGAGTTTGTTAATGCAGAATATACTGACAACTACTACAAGG GCCAGACTGCTCTTCATATTGCCATCGAGAGAAGGAACATGTACCTGGTGAAGCTCTTGGTCCAGAATGGAGCAGATGTTCATGCACGAGCCTGTGGGGAGTTCTTCAGGAAAATCAAAGGGAAATCTGGCTTTTATTTTG GGGAGCTGCCCTTGTCCCTGGCTGCCTGCACCAACCAGCTCTGCATTGTGAAATTCCTGCTGGAGAATCCCTACCAGGCAGCTGACATTGCTGCTGAGGACTCCATGGGCAACATGGTCCTGCACACCCTGGTGGAGATTGCAGATAACACTAAGGATAACACCAAGTTTGTAACCAAGATGTACAATAACATACTGATCCTTGGTGCCAAAATTAATCCAATCCTGAAGCTGGAAGAGCTCACCAACAAGAAAGGGCTGACTCCATTAACCCTGGCAGCCAAAACAGGGAAGATAGGG ATTTTCGCTTACATCCTCAGACGAGAGATCAAAGATCCCGAGTGCAGACACCTGTCCAGGAAGTTCACTGAATGGGCATATGGACCTGTCCACTCCTCTCTTTATGACCTGTCCTGTATAGACACATGTGAGAAAAATTCAGTGCTGGAGATTCTTGCCTACAGCAGTGAGACACCG AACCGGCACGAGATGCTGCTGGTGGAGCCCCTTAACAGGCTCCTGCAAGACAAGTGGGACCGGTTTGTCAAACACTTGTTTTACTTCAACTTCTTTGTCTATACCTTGCACATCAGCATCCTCACTGCAGCTGCTTACTACAGACCTGTGCAGAAGGACCAAAAG CCTCCCTTCACCTTTGGTTACACCACTGGGGAGTATTTTCGAGTGACTGGAGAGATCCTGAGTGTTCTGGGAggcctctatttttttttcagaggg ataCAATATTTCGTGCAGAGGCGCCCGTCACTCAAGACGCTGATCATTGATGGCTACAGTGAGGTTCTTTT CTTTGTTCACTCCTTACTCCTCCTGAGCTCTGTGGTGCTGTACTTCTGTGGCCAGGAACTCTACGTGGCTTCCATGGTGTTCTCCTTGGCACTGGGCTGGGCCAACATGCTCTACTACACCCGTGGCTTCCAGCAGATGGGCATTTACTCTGTCATGATTGccaag ATGATCCTTAGAGATCTGTGTCGCTTCATGTTTGTCTATCTAGTGTTCCTCTTGGGATTTTCTACAG CTGTGGTGACTTTAATTGAGGATGACAATGAGGGGCAAGAGACAAATACCTCTGACTCTTCCCGCTGCTGCCACGTGAGACGAGTCCGCACGTCCTACAACAGCCTGTATTACACCTGCCTGGAGCTTTTCAAGTTCACTATTGGGATGGGGGACCTGGAGTTCACAGAGAACTACAGGTTCAAGTCTGTGTTTGTCATCCTCTTGGTTCTCTACGTCATCCTCACGTACATCCTCCTGCTCAACATGCTCATTGCGCTGATGGGGGAAACCGTGAACAAAATTGCACAGGAGAGCAAGAGCATCTGGAAGCTCCAG AGAGCCATCACAATCTTGGATATCGAAAACAGCTACTTGAACTGTTTGAAGAGCTCATTCCGGTCCGGGAAGCAAGTCTTGGTGGGGATCACACCTGATGGCCAAGATGATTACAGATGGTGCTTTAG GGTTGATGAAGTGAACTGGTCCACATGGAATACGAACCTGGGCATAATCAACGAAGACCCCGGGTACTCTGGGGACCTCAGACGGAATCTCAGTTTCTCTATTAAACCTGGCAGAG CACAAAATGCGAAGGACGAAGTGGGCTCATCAATCACAGCAGTTTGA
- the TRPV1 gene encoding transient receptor potential cation channel subfamily V member 1 isoform X1 has protein sequence MSSILGKMKKFGSFDMEESEVADEHTEGEESVLETSDNSQGPPSTRAQPPKSNIFARRGRFVMGDSDKDMAPMDSFYQMDHLMAPSVIKFNVSLERGKLHKLLSADSITGCSEKAFKFYDRRRIFDAVARGNTKDLSDLLLYLNRTFKHLTDEEFKEPETGKTCLLKAMLNLHDGKNDTIPLLLDIARKTGTLKEFVNAEYTDNYYKGQTALHIAIERRNMYLVKLLVQNGADVHARACGEFFRKIKGKSGFYFGELPLSLAACTNQLCIVKFLLENPYQAADIAAEDSMGNMVLHTLVEIADNTKDNTKFVTKMYNNILILGAKINPILKLEELTNKKGLTPLTLAAKTGKIGIFAYILRREIKDPECRHLSRKFTEWAYGPVHSSLYDLSCIDTCEKNSVLEILAYSSETPNRHEMLLVEPLNRLLQDKWDRFVKHLFYFNFFVYTLHISILTAAAYYRPVQKDQKPPFTFGYTTGEYFRVTGEILSVLGGLYFFFRGIQYFVQRRPSLKTLIIDGYSEVLFFVHSLLLLSSVVLYFCGQELYVASMVFSLALGWANMLYYTRGFQQMGIYSVMIAKMILRDLCRFMFVYLVFLLGFSTAVVTLIEDDNEGQETNTSDSSRCCHVRRVRTSYNSLYYTCLELFKFTIGMGDLEFTENYRFKSVFVILLVLYVILTYILLLNMLIALMGETVNKIAQESKSIWKLQRAITILDIENSYLNCLKSSFRSGKQVLVGITPDGQDDYRWCFRVDEVNWSTWNTNLGIINEDPGYSGDLRRNLSFSIKPGRVSGKHWKTLVPLLRDGSRREDTHKLPEEVKLKPVLEPYYEPEDSEVLKESLPNNHGGKEIWCCKSIWLDLQRESGKLSERENRQMF, from the exons ATGTCTTCAATTCTTGGGAAGATGAAGAAATTTGGCAGTTTTGACATGGAGGAATCTGAAGTGGCAGATGAACACACAGAAGGGGAGGAGTCTGTCCTGGAAACATCTGACAACTCCCAGGGCCCACCCAgcaccagggcacagccacccaAAAGCAACATCTTTGCAAGGCGTGGGCGGTTTGTGATGGGGGATAGTGACAAGGACATGGCTCCCATGGACTCCTTTTACCAGATGGATCACCTGATGGCACCTTCTGTCATCAAATTTAATGTCAGTTTGGAGAGGGGGAAACTTCACAA GCTCCTGTCTGCAGATTCCAtcacaggctgctcagaaaaaGCTTTCAAGTTTTACGATCGCAGAAGGATCTTTGATGCTGTAGCCCGAGGCAACACAAAGGACCTGAGTGACCTGCTACTCTACCTTAATAGAACCTTCAAGCATCTCACAGATGAGGAGTTCAAAG AGCCTGAAACTGGGAAAACCTGTTTATTGAAAGCCATGCTGAATCTGCATGATGGGAAAAATGATACCATTCCCTTGCTGCTGGATATTGCAAGGAAAACTGGAACTCTGAAAGAGTTTGTTAATGCAGAATATACTGACAACTACTACAAGG GCCAGACTGCTCTTCATATTGCCATCGAGAGAAGGAACATGTACCTGGTGAAGCTCTTGGTCCAGAATGGAGCAGATGTTCATGCACGAGCCTGTGGGGAGTTCTTCAGGAAAATCAAAGGGAAATCTGGCTTTTATTTTG GGGAGCTGCCCTTGTCCCTGGCTGCCTGCACCAACCAGCTCTGCATTGTGAAATTCCTGCTGGAGAATCCCTACCAGGCAGCTGACATTGCTGCTGAGGACTCCATGGGCAACATGGTCCTGCACACCCTGGTGGAGATTGCAGATAACACTAAGGATAACACCAAGTTTGTAACCAAGATGTACAATAACATACTGATCCTTGGTGCCAAAATTAATCCAATCCTGAAGCTGGAAGAGCTCACCAACAAGAAAGGGCTGACTCCATTAACCCTGGCAGCCAAAACAGGGAAGATAGGG ATTTTCGCTTACATCCTCAGACGAGAGATCAAAGATCCCGAGTGCAGACACCTGTCCAGGAAGTTCACTGAATGGGCATATGGACCTGTCCACTCCTCTCTTTATGACCTGTCCTGTATAGACACATGTGAGAAAAATTCAGTGCTGGAGATTCTTGCCTACAGCAGTGAGACACCG AACCGGCACGAGATGCTGCTGGTGGAGCCCCTTAACAGGCTCCTGCAAGACAAGTGGGACCGGTTTGTCAAACACTTGTTTTACTTCAACTTCTTTGTCTATACCTTGCACATCAGCATCCTCACTGCAGCTGCTTACTACAGACCTGTGCAGAAGGACCAAAAG CCTCCCTTCACCTTTGGTTACACCACTGGGGAGTATTTTCGAGTGACTGGAGAGATCCTGAGTGTTCTGGGAggcctctatttttttttcagaggg ataCAATATTTCGTGCAGAGGCGCCCGTCACTCAAGACGCTGATCATTGATGGCTACAGTGAGGTTCTTTT CTTTGTTCACTCCTTACTCCTCCTGAGCTCTGTGGTGCTGTACTTCTGTGGCCAGGAACTCTACGTGGCTTCCATGGTGTTCTCCTTGGCACTGGGCTGGGCCAACATGCTCTACTACACCCGTGGCTTCCAGCAGATGGGCATTTACTCTGTCATGATTGccaag ATGATCCTTAGAGATCTGTGTCGCTTCATGTTTGTCTATCTAGTGTTCCTCTTGGGATTTTCTACAG CTGTGGTGACTTTAATTGAGGATGACAATGAGGGGCAAGAGACAAATACCTCTGACTCTTCCCGCTGCTGCCACGTGAGACGAGTCCGCACGTCCTACAACAGCCTGTATTACACCTGCCTGGAGCTTTTCAAGTTCACTATTGGGATGGGGGACCTGGAGTTCACAGAGAACTACAGGTTCAAGTCTGTGTTTGTCATCCTCTTGGTTCTCTACGTCATCCTCACGTACATCCTCCTGCTCAACATGCTCATTGCGCTGATGGGGGAAACCGTGAACAAAATTGCACAGGAGAGCAAGAGCATCTGGAAGCTCCAG AGAGCCATCACAATCTTGGATATCGAAAACAGCTACTTGAACTGTTTGAAGAGCTCATTCCGGTCCGGGAAGCAAGTCTTGGTGGGGATCACACCTGATGGCCAAGATGATTACAGATGGTGCTTTAG GGTTGATGAAGTGAACTGGTCCACATGGAATACGAACCTGGGCATAATCAACGAAGACCCCGGGTACTCTGGGGACCTCAGACGGAATCTCAGTTTCTCTATTAAACCTGGCAGAG TTTCAGGGAAACACTGGAAAACATTGGTTCCGCTTTTAAGAGATGGAAGCAGGAGAGAAGATACTCACAAGCTACCAGAGGAAGTCAAATTAAAACCTGTTTTGGAACCTTATTATGAGCCAGAAGATTCTGAGGTGTTGAAGGAGTCGCTTCCAAA CAACCACGGGGGGAAAGAAATCTGGTGCTGCAAATCCATCTGGCTGGATTTACAAAGAGAATCAGGAAAACTATCTGAGAGAGAAAATAGGCAGATGTTCTAA
- the TRPV1 gene encoding transient receptor potential cation channel subfamily V member 1 isoform X2 produces the protein MSSILGKMKKFGSFDMEESEVADEHTEGEESVLETSDNSQGPPSTRAQPPKSNIFARRGRFVMGDSDKDMAPMDSFYQMDHLMAPSVIKFNVSLERGKLHKLLSADSITGCSEKAFKFYDRRRIFDAVARGNTKDLSDLLLYLNRTFKHLTDEEFKEPETGKTCLLKAMLNLHDGKNDTIPLLLDIARKTGTLKEFVNAEYTDNYYKGQTALHIAIERRNMYLVKLLVQNGADVHARACGEFFRKIKGKSGFYFGELPLSLAACTNQLCIVKFLLENPYQAADIAAEDSMGNMVLHTLVEIADNTKDNTKFVTKMYNNILILGAKINPILKLEELTNKKGLTPLTLAAKTGKIGIFAYILRREIKDPECRHLSRKFTEWAYGPVHSSLYDLSCIDTCEKNSVLEILAYSSETPNRHEMLLVEPLNRLLQDKWDRFVKHLFYFNFFVYTLHISILTAAAYYRPVQKDQKPPFTFGYTTGEYFRVTGEILSVLGGLYFFFRGIQYFVQRRPSLKTLIIDGYSEVLFFVHSLLLLSSVVLYFCGQELYVASMVFSLALGWANMLYYTRGFQQMGIYSVMIAKMILRDLCRFMFVYLVFLLGFSTAVVTLIEDDNEGQETNTSDSSRCCHVRRVRTSYNSLYYTCLELFKFTIGMGDLEFTENYRFKSVFVILLVLYVILTYILLLNMLIALMGETVNKIAQESKSIWKLQRAITILDIENSYLNCLKSSFRSGKQVLVGITPDGQDDYRWCFRVDEVNWSTWNTNLGIINEDPGYSGDLRRNLSFSIKPGRVSGKHWKTLVPLLRDGSRREDTHKLPEEVKLKPVLEPYYEPEDSEVLKESLPKSV, from the exons ATGTCTTCAATTCTTGGGAAGATGAAGAAATTTGGCAGTTTTGACATGGAGGAATCTGAAGTGGCAGATGAACACACAGAAGGGGAGGAGTCTGTCCTGGAAACATCTGACAACTCCCAGGGCCCACCCAgcaccagggcacagccacccaAAAGCAACATCTTTGCAAGGCGTGGGCGGTTTGTGATGGGGGATAGTGACAAGGACATGGCTCCCATGGACTCCTTTTACCAGATGGATCACCTGATGGCACCTTCTGTCATCAAATTTAATGTCAGTTTGGAGAGGGGGAAACTTCACAA GCTCCTGTCTGCAGATTCCAtcacaggctgctcagaaaaaGCTTTCAAGTTTTACGATCGCAGAAGGATCTTTGATGCTGTAGCCCGAGGCAACACAAAGGACCTGAGTGACCTGCTACTCTACCTTAATAGAACCTTCAAGCATCTCACAGATGAGGAGTTCAAAG AGCCTGAAACTGGGAAAACCTGTTTATTGAAAGCCATGCTGAATCTGCATGATGGGAAAAATGATACCATTCCCTTGCTGCTGGATATTGCAAGGAAAACTGGAACTCTGAAAGAGTTTGTTAATGCAGAATATACTGACAACTACTACAAGG GCCAGACTGCTCTTCATATTGCCATCGAGAGAAGGAACATGTACCTGGTGAAGCTCTTGGTCCAGAATGGAGCAGATGTTCATGCACGAGCCTGTGGGGAGTTCTTCAGGAAAATCAAAGGGAAATCTGGCTTTTATTTTG GGGAGCTGCCCTTGTCCCTGGCTGCCTGCACCAACCAGCTCTGCATTGTGAAATTCCTGCTGGAGAATCCCTACCAGGCAGCTGACATTGCTGCTGAGGACTCCATGGGCAACATGGTCCTGCACACCCTGGTGGAGATTGCAGATAACACTAAGGATAACACCAAGTTTGTAACCAAGATGTACAATAACATACTGATCCTTGGTGCCAAAATTAATCCAATCCTGAAGCTGGAAGAGCTCACCAACAAGAAAGGGCTGACTCCATTAACCCTGGCAGCCAAAACAGGGAAGATAGGG ATTTTCGCTTACATCCTCAGACGAGAGATCAAAGATCCCGAGTGCAGACACCTGTCCAGGAAGTTCACTGAATGGGCATATGGACCTGTCCACTCCTCTCTTTATGACCTGTCCTGTATAGACACATGTGAGAAAAATTCAGTGCTGGAGATTCTTGCCTACAGCAGTGAGACACCG AACCGGCACGAGATGCTGCTGGTGGAGCCCCTTAACAGGCTCCTGCAAGACAAGTGGGACCGGTTTGTCAAACACTTGTTTTACTTCAACTTCTTTGTCTATACCTTGCACATCAGCATCCTCACTGCAGCTGCTTACTACAGACCTGTGCAGAAGGACCAAAAG CCTCCCTTCACCTTTGGTTACACCACTGGGGAGTATTTTCGAGTGACTGGAGAGATCCTGAGTGTTCTGGGAggcctctatttttttttcagaggg ataCAATATTTCGTGCAGAGGCGCCCGTCACTCAAGACGCTGATCATTGATGGCTACAGTGAGGTTCTTTT CTTTGTTCACTCCTTACTCCTCCTGAGCTCTGTGGTGCTGTACTTCTGTGGCCAGGAACTCTACGTGGCTTCCATGGTGTTCTCCTTGGCACTGGGCTGGGCCAACATGCTCTACTACACCCGTGGCTTCCAGCAGATGGGCATTTACTCTGTCATGATTGccaag ATGATCCTTAGAGATCTGTGTCGCTTCATGTTTGTCTATCTAGTGTTCCTCTTGGGATTTTCTACAG CTGTGGTGACTTTAATTGAGGATGACAATGAGGGGCAAGAGACAAATACCTCTGACTCTTCCCGCTGCTGCCACGTGAGACGAGTCCGCACGTCCTACAACAGCCTGTATTACACCTGCCTGGAGCTTTTCAAGTTCACTATTGGGATGGGGGACCTGGAGTTCACAGAGAACTACAGGTTCAAGTCTGTGTTTGTCATCCTCTTGGTTCTCTACGTCATCCTCACGTACATCCTCCTGCTCAACATGCTCATTGCGCTGATGGGGGAAACCGTGAACAAAATTGCACAGGAGAGCAAGAGCATCTGGAAGCTCCAG AGAGCCATCACAATCTTGGATATCGAAAACAGCTACTTGAACTGTTTGAAGAGCTCATTCCGGTCCGGGAAGCAAGTCTTGGTGGGGATCACACCTGATGGCCAAGATGATTACAGATGGTGCTTTAG GGTTGATGAAGTGAACTGGTCCACATGGAATACGAACCTGGGCATAATCAACGAAGACCCCGGGTACTCTGGGGACCTCAGACGGAATCTCAGTTTCTCTATTAAACCTGGCAGAG TTTCAGGGAAACACTGGAAAACATTGGTTCCGCTTTTAAGAGATGGAAGCAGGAGAGAAGATACTCACAAGCTACCAGAGGAAGTCAAATTAAAACCTGTTTTGGAACCTTATTATGAGCCAGAAGATTCTGAGGTGTTGAAGGAGTCGCTTCCAAAGTCAGTCTaa